One segment of Phaeacidiphilus oryzae TH49 DNA contains the following:
- a CDS encoding ABC-F family ATP-binding cassette domain-containing protein yields MSTSAPFTASAAETSSGPALVVTGLEHSWPNGTVALPRTDLSLGPGRTGLVGLNGAGKSTLLKLIAGELTPTAGTVRVDGGPLGYLPQDLNLSADTPVDAVLGIAERRAALHAIEAGDASEEHFTVLADDWDVEERALAELARLGLGAAEAPGLLDRRLGELSGGETVLLGLAGQLLRRPLPAVLLLDEPTNNLDRRARERLHAAVRDWRGVLLVVSHDRELLGLVDRIAELRPEGLRLFGGNFDAYQDALAAEQEAAERAVRNAEGDLRRQQRDLQEAHTRNDRRAAYGRKMNLQKREPKIVMGNRKRAAQVTAAKQRDLHQGKVREARERLAEAESAVREDREIRVDLPDTAVPAGRTVLTARDLRLPYGRGTVPRGLDLHGPERVALVGPNGAGKTTLLRLIGGRLAPAEGELTTWVPVRTLPQRLDGEVLDDELTVAQNVAWFAPAAQPTEIRGRLARFLFRGARADRPVGALSGGERFRAALAALLLAEPAPQLLLLDEPTNNLDLASVRQLTEALRSYRGALIVVSHDEPFLADIGVTRRWELAPA; encoded by the coding sequence ATGTCTACCTCCGCACCCTTCACCGCCTCGGCCGCCGAGACCTCGTCCGGGCCCGCACTGGTGGTCACCGGCCTTGAGCACAGCTGGCCGAACGGCACGGTCGCACTGCCCCGCACCGACCTCTCCCTCGGCCCCGGCCGGACCGGCCTGGTCGGCCTCAACGGGGCAGGGAAGTCGACCCTGCTGAAGCTGATCGCCGGTGAGCTGACGCCGACCGCCGGCACCGTCCGGGTGGACGGCGGCCCGCTCGGCTACCTCCCGCAGGACCTCAACCTCTCCGCCGACACCCCGGTGGACGCGGTCCTCGGCATCGCCGAGCGGCGGGCCGCCCTCCACGCCATCGAGGCCGGCGACGCGAGCGAGGAGCACTTCACCGTGCTCGCGGACGACTGGGACGTCGAGGAGCGGGCGCTCGCCGAGCTGGCCCGGCTCGGGCTGGGCGCCGCCGAGGCCCCCGGGCTGCTGGACCGCAGGCTGGGCGAGCTCTCCGGCGGCGAGACGGTCCTCCTCGGGCTGGCCGGCCAGCTGCTGCGCCGGCCGCTGCCGGCCGTGCTGCTGCTCGACGAGCCGACCAACAACCTGGACCGGCGCGCCCGGGAGCGGCTCCACGCGGCCGTCCGCGACTGGCGCGGGGTGCTGCTGGTGGTCAGCCACGACCGGGAGCTGCTCGGCCTGGTGGACCGGATCGCCGAGCTGCGGCCGGAGGGGCTGCGGCTCTTCGGCGGGAACTTCGACGCCTACCAGGACGCCCTGGCCGCCGAGCAGGAGGCGGCCGAGCGGGCGGTCCGCAACGCCGAGGGCGACCTCCGCCGCCAGCAGCGCGACCTCCAGGAGGCGCACACCAGGAACGACCGCCGGGCCGCCTACGGCCGCAAGATGAACCTCCAGAAGCGCGAGCCGAAGATCGTCATGGGTAACCGGAAGCGGGCCGCCCAGGTCACCGCGGCCAAGCAGCGCGACCTCCACCAGGGCAAGGTGCGCGAGGCGAGGGAGCGGCTGGCCGAGGCGGAGTCCGCGGTACGGGAGGACCGGGAGATCCGGGTGGACCTGCCGGACACCGCCGTGCCGGCCGGCCGCACCGTCCTCACCGCGCGGGACCTGCGGCTGCCGTACGGGCGCGGGACGGTGCCGCGAGGGCTGGACCTCCACGGCCCCGAGCGGGTGGCGCTGGTGGGGCCGAACGGTGCCGGGAAGACCACCCTGCTGCGGCTGATCGGCGGGCGACTGGCGCCCGCCGAGGGCGAGTTGACCACCTGGGTGCCGGTGCGGACGCTGCCCCAGCGGCTGGACGGCGAGGTGCTGGACGACGAGCTGACGGTGGCTCAGAACGTCGCCTGGTTCGCGCCGGCGGCGCAGCCGACCGAGATCCGCGGCCGGCTGGCCCGCTTCCTCTTCCGGGGCGCGCGGGCGGACCGGCCGGTGGGCGCCCTCTCCGGCGGGGAGCGGTTCCGGGCCGCGCTGGCGGCGCTGCTGCTGGCCGAGCCGGCACCGCAGCTGCTGCTGCTCGACGAGCCGACGAACAACCTGGACCTGGCCAGCGTCCGGCAGTTGACGGAGGCGCTGCGCTCCTACCGGGGGGCTCTGATCGTGGTCAGCCACGACGAGCCGTTCCTCGCGGACATCGGCGTCACCCGCCGATGGGAGCTCGCTCCGGCGTGA